A window of Longispora fulva contains these coding sequences:
- a CDS encoding GPW/gp25 family protein — protein MSEFVGRGWAFPIRTDATGSIALVGGDREIAESIRLILATAPGERPMRPDFGCAVHDLVFAPADVSTAGRIAYEVRLSLERWEPRITLHDVRVGFASVEEGILMIDIRYAIRGDNDPRNLVFPFYVIPTHEETV, from the coding sequence GTGAGTGAGTTCGTCGGGCGCGGATGGGCCTTCCCGATCCGCACCGACGCCACCGGCTCCATCGCGCTCGTCGGCGGCGACCGCGAGATCGCCGAGAGCATCCGCCTCATCCTCGCCACCGCCCCCGGCGAGCGCCCGATGCGCCCGGACTTCGGCTGCGCGGTGCACGACCTCGTCTTCGCCCCGGCGGACGTGTCCACGGCCGGCCGGATCGCCTACGAGGTCCGGCTCTCCCTCGAACGCTGGGAACCCAGGATCACCCTGCACGACGTGCGGGTCGGGTTCGCCTCCGTCGAGGAGGGCATCCTCATGATCGACATCCGGTACGCCATCCGCGGCGACAACGACCCCCGCAACCTGGTGTTCCCGTTCTACGTGATCCCCACCCACGAGGAGACGGTCTGA
- a CDS encoding putative baseplate assembly protein: protein MSLPSPNLDDRRFQELVDEAKRMVQQRCPEWTDHNVSDPGVTLIETFAFMVDTVLYRMNRVPHLHYLKFLDLIGVRLFPPTAATGEVTYRLAAAQPETVVVPAGAQVASQRVDTEDPVVFTVERELRIVPCHLERVLTASGADVPADRSEELAAGTGLACFSAQPVPGDVVLFGLDVPVPHCLVLLRVDCDVAGVGVDPRDPPLVWEAWTGTGWERCVVDEDSTGGFNKPGDVLLHVPAHHDASVLGRHRAAWLRCRVLDPVAGQPFYRASPRLLSVAASTMGGSVAVVHAEVVRGEVAGMSTGVPGQRFPLEHRPVVADAEPLVLLVDADEWREVTSFAGSGATDRHFMVDRGAGELLFGPAVRGADGGLRHYGAVPGKGATIRIPVYRTGGGRRGNVARNMLQIQRDPVPFVSTVSNRVPASGGVDGESVEDASTRGPLTLRTRDRAVTAEDFEQLAREAAPDAARVRCVPVSEESGAVRVLVVPAVTATDDLRFADLKPSAALLSKVSRYLDERRCIGARISVEPPFYQGVTVVAELQARPRTEPEVLRARALQELYAYLHPITGGPDHTGWPFGRPVHSGDIFAVLQRVPGVELVEEVRLFGADPVTGARGGAVPRLPLSPNGLIFSYGHQVRVGRA, encoded by the coding sequence ATGTCCCTGCCCAGCCCGAACCTCGACGACCGGCGGTTCCAGGAGCTCGTCGACGAGGCGAAGCGCATGGTGCAGCAGCGCTGCCCCGAATGGACGGACCACAACGTGTCCGACCCGGGCGTGACGCTGATCGAGACGTTCGCGTTCATGGTCGACACGGTGCTGTACCGGATGAACCGGGTCCCGCATCTTCACTACCTGAAGTTCCTCGACCTGATCGGCGTCCGGCTGTTCCCGCCGACCGCCGCCACCGGCGAGGTCACCTACCGGCTCGCCGCCGCCCAGCCGGAGACCGTCGTGGTGCCCGCCGGGGCCCAGGTCGCCAGCCAGCGGGTCGACACCGAGGACCCGGTGGTGTTCACCGTCGAACGGGAACTGCGGATCGTGCCGTGCCACCTGGAACGGGTGCTCACCGCCTCCGGGGCGGACGTGCCGGCCGACCGGTCCGAGGAACTGGCCGCCGGAACGGGGCTGGCGTGCTTCTCCGCCCAGCCGGTACCCGGCGATGTCGTGCTCTTCGGCCTCGACGTGCCCGTGCCGCACTGCCTGGTGCTGCTGCGGGTCGACTGCGACGTGGCCGGCGTGGGCGTCGACCCGCGCGACCCGCCGCTGGTCTGGGAGGCGTGGACCGGGACCGGTTGGGAACGGTGCGTCGTCGACGAGGACTCCACCGGCGGCTTCAACAAGCCCGGCGACGTGCTGCTGCATGTGCCCGCCCACCACGACGCCTCGGTACTGGGCCGGCACCGCGCCGCCTGGCTCCGCTGCCGGGTGCTGGACCCCGTCGCGGGCCAGCCGTTCTACCGGGCCTCGCCCCGGCTGCTGTCCGTCGCCGCGTCCACCATGGGCGGATCGGTCGCCGTCGTGCACGCCGAGGTCGTTCGCGGGGAGGTGGCCGGCATGTCCACCGGCGTGCCCGGCCAGCGCTTCCCCCTGGAACACCGGCCCGTCGTCGCCGACGCCGAGCCGCTCGTGCTCCTCGTGGACGCCGACGAGTGGCGGGAGGTCACGTCGTTCGCCGGGTCCGGGGCCACCGACCGGCACTTCATGGTCGACCGGGGCGCGGGGGAGCTGCTGTTCGGGCCGGCGGTCCGCGGGGCCGACGGCGGCCTGCGGCACTACGGCGCCGTGCCGGGCAAGGGCGCCACGATCCGGATTCCCGTGTACCGCACCGGCGGCGGCCGACGCGGCAACGTCGCCCGCAACATGCTCCAGATCCAACGCGACCCGGTCCCGTTCGTCTCCACGGTCTCCAACCGGGTACCGGCCAGCGGCGGCGTGGACGGCGAATCCGTGGAGGACGCCTCCACCCGGGGCCCGCTGACCCTGCGCACCCGCGACCGCGCCGTCACCGCCGAGGACTTCGAACAGCTCGCCCGCGAGGCGGCCCCCGACGCGGCCCGGGTTCGGTGCGTACCCGTCAGTGAGGAGTCCGGCGCGGTCCGCGTCCTCGTCGTGCCCGCCGTGACCGCCACCGACGACCTGCGGTTCGCCGACCTCAAGCCCAGCGCGGCCCTGCTGTCCAAGGTGTCGCGGTACCTCGACGAGCGCCGGTGCATCGGGGCCCGGATCTCCGTCGAGCCGCCGTTCTACCAGGGCGTCACCGTCGTCGCCGAGCTGCAGGCCCGGCCGCGGACCGAACCCGAGGTGCTCCGGGCCCGCGCCCTCCAGGAGCTGTACGCCTACCTGCACCCCATCACCGGCGGCCCCGACCACACCGGCTGGCCGTTCGGCCGCCCGGTGCACTCGGGCGACATCTTCGCCGTCCTGCAACGGGTACCCGGCGTGGAGCTCGTCGAGGAGGTCCGCCTGTTCGGCGCCGACCCGGTCACCGGAGCGCGCGGCGGGGCCGTCCCGCGCCTTCCGCTGTCCCCGAACGGCCTGATCTTCTCCTACGGCCACCAGGTACGGGTGGGCCGCGCATGA
- a CDS encoding PAAR domain-containing protein has translation MPAAARVGDPTGHPGVITGPGCPTVLIGGVPAARVGDLHTCSFPPPAVHPPTPLVPPGCPTVLIGGMPAARMGDMAGCGAPILMGCPTVLIGG, from the coding sequence ATGCCAGCAGCGGCGCGGGTCGGCGACCCGACCGGTCACCCGGGGGTGATCACCGGTCCGGGCTGCCCGACCGTCCTGATCGGCGGGGTGCCGGCCGCGCGGGTCGGCGACCTGCACACATGCTCGTTCCCGCCGCCGGCCGTGCACCCGCCGACGCCGCTCGTCCCGCCCGGGTGCCCGACGGTGCTGATCGGCGGGATGCCGGCGGCCCGGATGGGGGACATGGCCGGATGCGGCGCGCCCATCCTGATGGGCTGCCCGACAGTGCTGATCGGAGGGTGA